A genome region from Mercenaria mercenaria strain notata chromosome 11, MADL_Memer_1, whole genome shotgun sequence includes the following:
- the LOC123532570 gene encoding putative amine oxidase [copper-containing] produces the protein MEPKQKANATNRYLIITVIILASACVGLLVGLLVVLQKDHNTQDVVPCDMEDIFKAEEEPENPGVFHDLTRKEIEGLKKYLYEQTDLDLVHPKENKTNANYVFVAELHLPNKTDVIAHLDNGAGQPPREAKVIVIRGKQPDTGINELVVGPLPTPTYHKPLPGINATLPYFYRPMTEEDYGSVTTSITDQVHETLGNLINNCFDAKLKNCGNKCIGFLYASSFSPASSGEQKRKTWYWLTYAIEYYTLHPVDFSVLANIKQDSVDIEVVWFKGNQYKSMDELASLFRNGTVKCDPQTFPIVDKKLFSTLHRRGPFPETARNKRSPVFVQPDGQRYTINGRHVNYMQWSFDFRLSTSYGPQVYDIRFNKKRIVYELGLQEVSVFYSGHSPQQRFSDYMDSAELIGPSAQGLVPGVDCPNHATFYDTKHVTETSETADVTKNVFCLFELNTGEPLRRHHSYYESEGKFYEGMENVVLVLRTIVTVVNYDYVLDVRFYQNGVIEVKGMSTGYALTNAFSNMEKKYGFQLHDTIVASFHTHMFNFKADLDVNGQSNRYETIDIKTETAPNEFSKLKNSTYSQGYLEKSLKSTEKDAAYKFNFDAPKYHIFYNNDDRDKYGNPMAYRIIHNGMVKQIIPEGHNKEPAISWARYQHAVTKQKDTEAHSSSMYSMFDTDNQVVNFQGYIDDDESIKDEDLVLWVTLGVHHIPHKEDLPLTTTTGLSPSFLLQPYNYFSEDPAMSSPNAVRMEPRNSKVFIERYGMSRESKTTCVPRKTNFEEQIETQTDIIFEN, from the exons ATGGAACCGAAGCAAAAAGCTAATGCAACGAATCGGTACTTGATAATAACAGTTATAATACTTGCAAGTGCATGTGTAGGGCTGCTTGTAGGACTTTTAGTGGTTCTACAGAAAGATCACAACACGCAAGATGTAGTTCCTTGTGATATGGAAGATATATTCAAAGCCGAAGAAGAACCTGAAAATCCTGGTGTTTTTCACGACCTTACCAGAAAAGAAATCGAAGGTCTTAAAAAGTATCTGTACGAACAGACAGATTTGGATTTGGTGCACCCCAAGGAAAACAAGACAAATGCTAACTACGTTTTTGTTGCAGAGTTACATCTTCCAAATAAGACAGATGTTATAGCTCATCTTGATAACGGAGCGGGACAGCCTCCACGTGAAGCAAAGGTCATAGTTATTCGTGGAAAACAACCAGACACAGGGATAAATGAGTTAGTGGTTGGTCCTTTGCCGACTCCAACATACCACAAACCTCTTCCGGGTATCAATGCAACGTTGCCTTATTTCTATAGACCGATGACAGAAGAAGATTACGGGTCAGTTACAACTTCTATCACTGACCAGGTTCATGAAACACTTGggaatttgataaataattgttttgatGCGAAACTTAAAAACTGCGGAAATAAGTGCATTGGATTTCTATACGCTTCTTCTTTCTCTCCAGCATCAAGCGGTGAACAAAAACGAAAAACTTGGTATTGGCTGACATATGCCATAGAATACTATACTCTTCATCCTGTAGATTTTTCTGTTCtagcaaatataaaacaagacagTGTAGATATTGAAGTTGTTTGGTTTAAGGGTAATCAGTACAAATCAATGGATGAGTTAGCATCCTTGTTTAGAAATGGAACCGTAAAATGCGATCCACAAACATTTCCTATTGTTGATAAAAAACTTTTCTCTACTCTTCATAGAAGAGGACCTTTTCCCGAAACGGCAAGAAACAAACGTAGCCCTGTATTCGTTCAGCCTGACGGCCAACGATATACGATCAACGGGAGACATGTTAACTATATGCAATGGTCGTTTGATTTTCGTTTGTCCACTTCTTATGGTCCACAAGTTTACGATATAAGGTTTAATAAAAAGCGGATTGTATATGAACTCGGCCTTCAAGAAGTGTCTGTGTTTTATTCTGGACACAGTCCCCAACAACGCTTCTCAGACTATATGGATTCCGCTGAACTTATTGGACCATCCGCTCAGGGTCTTGTGCCTGGCGTGGACTGTCCAAACCATGCAACATTCTATGACACAAAACATGTCACGGAAACGTCAGAAACTGCTGACGTcaccaaaaatgtattttgtttatttgaattaaataccGGTGAACCACTAAGAAGGCATCACTCGTACTACGAATCAGAAGGTAAATTCTACGAAGGTATGGAAAACGTAGTTTTAGTTCTTAGAACAATTGTAACAGTAGTAAATTACGACTATGTGCTAGACGTCCGGTTTTATCAAAATGGTGTTATCGAAGTTAAAGGCATGTCTACTGGTTATGCTCTAACCAACGCTTTCTCTAATATGGAGAAGAAATATGGATTTCAGTTACACGATACGATTGTTGCAAGCTTTCATACACACATGTTTAATTTTAAAGCTGACTTGGATGTAAATGGACAAAGCAATAGATATGAAACTATAGACATCAAAACTGAAACTGCAccaaatgaattttcaaaattaaaaaactcAACGTACAGCCAGGGGTATCttgaaaaatcattaaaaagtaCGGAAAAGGATGCTGCTTACAAATTCAACTTCGATGCTCCAAAATACCACATATTCTACAACAATGATGACCGGGATAAATATGGAAATCCAATGGCGTACAG aatCATACATAACGGAATGGTAAAACAGATAATACCGGAAGGCCATAACAAGGAACCAGCTATAAGTTGGGCAAGGTACCAGCATGCTGTAACTAAACAGAAGGACACCGAAGCTCATAGTAGTTCAATGTATTCCATGTTTGATACAGACAATCAAGTTGTCAACTTCCAGGGATATATCGATGACGATGAAAGCATTAAAGATGAG GACCTCGTCTTATGGGTGACTTTGGGTGTTCACCATATTCCTCACAAAGAAGATCTACCGCTGACAACAACTACAGGACTTTCACCTAGTTTCTTATTGCAACCGTATAATTACTTTTCCGAAGATCCAGCAATGTCTTCACCAAACGCAGTACGAATGGAGCCGAGGAACTCTAAAGTGTTCATTGAACGTTACGGAATGTCTCGAGAATCTAAAACCACGTGCGTTCCCAGAAAGACAAACTTTGAAGAACAAATTGAAACACAGACGGATATTATTTTCGAGAACTGA
- the LOC123532316 gene encoding transient receptor potential cation channel subfamily V member 3-like produces the protein MTPIHLAILKEDILLLKQMAKYIETAGDNRVPKEKVHGLCASGPVFQNTVMMAGTPLGVAALKLNKDIFDVVLYKFAPGLDVTNAKGDNLVHLLIKYAHIHPKQLNKVLEMLRYILDWKIQTNSEEEVARKLKTKKQTRKLLMMTNKEKLNPLHFAVKRRQYDIFEYIMKNDVYHSKESSDGLFNEEVYDITDIETLRLDNDISGTDEEIIKSDYHESVLEYLVHQETENAFLFADFMRVKEVIREKWMIYRWWFMGWFIIHLICMVLLSVAAVFRSKLKEIEKSGNFTESISVNSEAIYTYAVTKNAFVTGVSVTGLVFGLLYIAMEMTRKFLFRFQFQSSSNCLTRITRHLSSPYSNLIFRIYFILFSLLLISDCILAAIHGSDFISGYENYCLIFAIIIGWYLVMFFLQTIKPFSFFTVLIQRVVLDMMKFAFVMTFFLLAFSIAMFMIMQGANTDDDDFKYFGKTIVKMLTIMLGIGELGILFQARHPVLAILVFVLFVLLTTILLLNAR, from the exons ATGACACCAATCCATCTAGCTATCCTAAAAGAAGACATCCTACTTctgaaacaaatggcaaaatATATTGAAACTGCGGGTGACAACAGAGTTCCGAAGGAGAAAGTACATGGGCTGTGCGCTTCTGGGCCTGTATTTCAGAATACAGTTATGATGGCCGGGACGCCTCTAGGAGTAGCAGCACTAAAGTTGAATAAAGACATATTTGacgttgttttatataaatttgcaCCAGGGCTTGATGTTACCAATGCAAAAGGCGACAACTTAGTGCATTTATTGATTAAATATGCGCACATTCACCCGAAACAGCTAAACAAAGTTCTTGAAATGTTGAGATACATTTTGGACtggaaaatacaaacaaacagtgAAGAAGAAGTAGCACGGAAACTAAAAACCAAGAAACAAACAAGGAAACTACTCATGATGACAAATAAAGAGAAGCTAAATCCATTACATTTCGCTGTGAAAAGACGACAGTATGACATCTTcgaatatattatgaaaaatgat GTTTACCACTCAAAAGAGTCGAGCGATGGTCTATTTAATGAAGAAGTATATGACATTACTGATATAGAAACACTTCGCCTTGACAATGACATTTCCGGCACTGATGAAGAAATTATCAAATCAGACTACCACGAATCGGTCTTAGAGTACCTTGTCCATCAGGAAACTGAAAACGCCTTCTTGTTCGCAGATTTCATGCGAGTGAAAGAAGTCATCAGAGAAAAATGGATGATCTACAGGTGGTGGTTCATGGGATGGTTCATCATTCATTTGATTTGTATGGTCCTTTTGTCCGTTGCTGCTGTCTTCAGGTCAAAACTTaaggaaatagaaaaaagtggaaacttcacagagtCAATTTCCGTCAACAGCGAGGCCATCTACACATATGCTGTTACCAAAAATGCATTTGTTACAGGTGTTTCTGTTACCGGTCTAGTATTTGGATTGTTGTACATAGCTATGGAAATGACGCGAAAATTTCTTTTTCGATTTCAGTTTCAATCGTCCTCAAATTGTTTGACACGGATAACTCGCCATTTAAGTTCGCCTTATTCGAATCTAATATTCAGGATATACTTCattcttttttctcttttactAATATCGGACTGTATTCTCGCAGCAATACATGGTTCCGATTTCATTTCTGGATATGAAAATTACTGCCTGATATTTGCTATAATCATTGGTTGGTATCTCGTAATGTTCTTTTTACAGACCATCAAACCTTTCAGCTTCTTTACCGTTCTTATTCAAAGGGTGGTTTTGGATATGATGAAATTTGCCTTCGTTATGACATTCTTTCTTCTTGCTTTCTCTATAGCAATGTTCATGATAATGCAAGGTGCTAACACAGACGACGATGATTTCAAATACTTCGGGAAGACAATAGTAAAAATGCTTACTATTATGCTCGGGATTGGGGAATTAGGAATATTGTTTCAAGCCCGTCATCCAGTTCTAGCAATTCTGGTGTTTGTGCTCTTTGTGTTGCTGACTACCATTCTACTTCTGAATGCACGATGA